From a single Candidatus Vogelbacteria bacterium genomic region:
- the rplN gene encoding 50S ribosomal protein L14 — MIQPRSIVKIADNSGAKIGRIFKVLGGSKKRYARIGDLVILSVQVAEPRKAVKKKEVLQAVVVRQRASMRRKDGSYVRFDENAVVILEKGKKDPKGGRIFGPIPREIADLGYQKIVSLAPEVV; from the coding sequence ATGATTCAACCACGATCCATCGTTAAAATAGCAGACAACTCCGGCGCCAAGATTGGACGTATTTTTAAGGTGTTGGGTGGTTCTAAAAAGCGCTATGCTCGGATCGGTGATTTGGTAATCTTGTCTGTCCAAGTAGCTGAGCCACGTAAGGCTGTTAAGAAAAAAGAAGTTCTCCAAGCGGTGGTGGTTCGTCAACGAGCTTCTATGCGTCGTAAGGATGGTTCTTATGTTCGATTTGATGAAAACGCGGTCGTTATTTTGGAAAAAGGTAAAAAAGATCCTAAGGGTGGACGTATTTTCGGACCTATTCCTCGAGAGATCGCTGATCTTGGTTACCAAAAAATCGTTTCCCTAGCTCCAGAGGTGGTGTAA
- the rplV gene encoding 50S ribosomal protein L22: MKASLSHYQQAPRKVRLLADLVRGKKAVEAVSILSFTDKRASLPMQKMILSAIANAVTNFNTPQEELIIAEISVNKGRVLKRSMPRARGSAFPIRLRSSHVEVILGKVGEAKSVAPKAVKATKVEKEVKTTKSVSKPKTIKAKKTKAE, translated from the coding sequence ATGAAAGCTTCTTTATCTCACTATCAACAAGCCCCTCGAAAAGTTAGACTTTTGGCTGATTTAGTGCGAGGTAAAAAAGCAGTGGAAGCTGTTTCTATTTTATCTTTTACTGACAAGCGAGCTAGTTTGCCAATGCAAAAAATGATTTTGTCAGCCATTGCTAATGCGGTAACTAATTTTAATACTCCTCAGGAAGAACTAATTATTGCTGAGATCAGTGTGAACAAGGGCCGAGTGCTAAAGCGATCTATGCCTCGGGCCCGTGGTTCTGCTTTTCCGATCCGTCTACGCTCTAGTCATGTTGAAGTGATTTTAGGTAAAGTAGGTGAAGCTAAATCAGTGGCCCCTAAAGCGGTTAAAGCCACTAAGGTGGAAAAAGAAGTCAAAACAACCAAGTCAGTAAGTAAGCCTAAAACTATTAAAGCTAAAAAAACTAAAGCCGAATAA
- the rplB gene encoding 50S ribosomal protein L2 produces the protein MKKYAPTTPSRRHMTTVTYRGVLTASEPHKPLTVGGKRHVGRNNAGRITVRHKGGGHKRLYRAVDFVFDKKDIPAKVETVEYDPNRSGFIGLVCYRDGERRYVLLPKNVKPGDEILTSDKAEIKAGNRLPLKNITVGTFIYNIEIKPGGGARLVRSAGSFSEVLGNDAGYTTIKMPSTEVRKINENAWASIGTVSNEESKLVTIGKAGRSRWLGIRPTVRGSAMNPVDHPYGGGEGRQGRGTKRPKTKWGKITGGRKTRRAKKYSDKFVVTRRKKTKRS, from the coding sequence ATGAAAAAATACGCTCCAACAACTCCATCACGACGTCACATGACCACGGTTACTTATCGTGGAGTGTTGACTGCTAGTGAACCACATAAACCATTAACAGTTGGTGGTAAGCGTCATGTTGGACGAAATAATGCTGGCCGGATTACTGTTCGTCACAAGGGGGGTGGTCACAAACGTCTTTACCGGGCAGTAGACTTTGTTTTTGATAAAAAAGATATTCCAGCAAAAGTGGAAACAGTGGAATATGATCCAAATCGTTCTGGTTTTATTGGGTTGGTTTGCTATCGAGATGGTGAAAGACGTTATGTTTTATTACCTAAAAATGTTAAACCAGGAGATGAAATTTTGACTTCTGATAAGGCCGAGATCAAAGCTGGTAATCGTCTACCTCTGAAAAACATTACCGTTGGTACTTTTATTTACAATATTGAAATCAAACCAGGCGGTGGTGCTCGCTTAGTTCGTTCAGCTGGTTCATTTTCTGAGGTGCTTGGTAATGATGCTGGTTATACCACTATCAAAATGCCGTCGACTGAAGTTCGTAAAATTAATGAAAACGCCTGGGCGTCAATTGGCACTGTCTCTAACGAAGAGAGTAAGTTGGTGACTATTGGTAAAGCTGGACGTTCTCGCTGGTTAGGTATCCGTCCGACCGTGCGTGGTAGTGCGATGAACCCAGTTGATCACCCGTATGGTGGTGGTGAAGGCCGTCAGGGTCGCGGAACCAAGCGTCCGAAGACCAAGTGGGGTAAAATAACTGGTGGACGCAAGACTCGTCGAGCCAAGAAGTACTCCGACAAATTCGTAGTTACTCGTCGCAAGAAAACTAAACGAAGTTAA
- the rpsQ gene encoding 30S ribosomal protein S17, producing MTTKQDTIKQGKLLKGTVVSDKMDKTVVVAVNRLVKHPKYGKFINRTKRYKAHDETNAFKVGDEVSIQEVKPISKDKSFIVIA from the coding sequence ATGACTACTAAACAAGATACAATTAAACAAGGAAAACTACTTAAAGGCACAGTCGTGTCCGATAAAATGGACAAAACTGTAGTAGTAGCTGTAAATCGCTTAGTTAAGCATCCTAAGTATGGTAAGTTTATTAACCGTACCAAGCGCTACAAGGCTCATGATGAGACAAATGCTTTCAAAGTGGGGGACGAGGTTAGTATTCAAGAAGTAAAGCCTATTTCGAAAGATAAGTCCTTTATTGTTATCGCTTAA
- the rplC gene encoding 50S ribosomal protein L3 produces MKFILGTKEAMIQIYDDKGRAIPATIVNAGPIVVTQLKTKAVDGYDGVQVGFGSKKSKNVSKAVRGHVSKASANEVGFAHLREFAVATDATLGTTIDASVFAEGDVVEVSGISKGKGFQGVVKRHGFHGGPRTHGQKHSEREPGSIGAGGMQRVFKGKRMAGRMGSDRITVKNLEIVKVDAGANKILVSGAIPGRRGTLVEIKAK; encoded by the coding sequence ATGAAATTTATTCTCGGCACAAAAGAAGCAATGATCCAGATATACGACGATAAAGGTCGGGCTATTCCGGCAACTATTGTTAATGCTGGTCCTATTGTTGTGACTCAACTTAAAACCAAAGCAGTTGATGGATATGATGGTGTTCAAGTTGGCTTTGGTTCTAAAAAAAGTAAAAATGTATCCAAGGCGGTTCGTGGTCATGTGAGTAAAGCTTCAGCTAATGAAGTTGGTTTTGCTCATTTGCGAGAATTTGCGGTGGCTACCGATGCTACTTTAGGTACAACTATTGATGCTTCAGTTTTTGCTGAAGGAGACGTGGTAGAGGTGAGTGGTATATCTAAAGGTAAGGGTTTCCAAGGTGTGGTTAAGCGTCATGGTTTCCATGGTGGCCCTCGAACTCACGGTCAAAAACACTCTGAACGTGAACCTGGTTCTATTGGAGCTGGTGGTATGCAACGAGTCTTTAAAGGTAAACGTATGGCGGGCCGAATGGGTTCAGATCGGATCACTGTTAAGAATTTGGAAATCGTTAAAGTGGACGCTGGCGCTAACAAGATTTTAGTTAGTGGAGCTATTCCTGGTCGCCGTGGTACCTTGGTGGAAATCAAGGCCAAATAA
- a CDS encoding ABC transporter ATP-binding protein/permease: MYLALSLWSKGSISVGTLVLAQLVFANIFAHLWGLGRSISKFTEALADASEMIDIIERPIEVKDLTTSQTPAIKAGAIEFNKVNFYYHPTNPVFTDFNLTIPAGQKVGLVGSSGCGKSTLVKLILRFVDVQSGEIAIDGQRIDSITQDDLRQNIAYVPQDPSLFHRSLLENIKYGNEEATMEDVIEAAKKAYAHDFISQLPQGYDTLVGERGVKLSGGERQRVAIARAILKRAPIIILDEATSSLDTESEGFIKEAFDSLIKGRTTIVIAHRLSTIQKMDRIIVMDKGKIVEDGNHQELIKNEEIYHRFWQYQISE, encoded by the coding sequence ATGTACCTCGCTCTCTCCTTGTGGTCTAAGGGTTCAATTAGTGTAGGCACACTGGTCTTGGCTCAACTAGTCTTTGCTAATATTTTTGCTCATTTGTGGGGCCTGGGACGCTCTATTAGTAAGTTTACCGAAGCCCTGGCTGACGCTAGCGAAATGATCGACATTATTGAACGACCAATTGAAGTTAAAGATTTAACTACCTCCCAAACACCAGCTATTAAGGCTGGAGCTATTGAATTTAATAAGGTTAATTTTTATTATCATCCAACCAATCCAGTATTTACTGATTTTAATCTCACAATTCCTGCTGGCCAGAAAGTGGGCCTAGTAGGATCATCTGGTTGTGGTAAATCGACCTTGGTTAAACTTATTTTGCGATTCGTTGACGTACAGTCGGGTGAGATTGCTATTGATGGTCAACGTATTGACTCTATTACCCAAGATGATCTTCGTCAGAATATTGCCTATGTGCCACAAGATCCGTCTTTGTTTCATCGGTCCCTATTGGAGAATATCAAATATGGTAATGAAGAAGCGACCATGGAAGATGTGATTGAAGCTGCTAAAAAGGCCTATGCTCATGATTTTATCAGTCAATTGCCGCAAGGGTATGATACCTTGGTCGGTGAGCGGGGAGTGAAGCTTTCCGGCGGTGAGCGTCAGCGTGTGGCCATCGCTCGGGCAATTCTTAAACGAGCGCCAATTATTATCCTCGATGAAGCAACTTCGTCACTTGATACCGAAAGTGAAGGATTTATCAAAGAGGCCTTCGATTCCTTAATTAAGGGTCGGACCACGATTGTTATTGCCCACCGACTCAGTACTATCCAGAAAATGGACCGGATTATTGTGATGGATAAGGGTAAAATAGTAGAAGACGGAAATCATCAAGAGCTTATTAAAAATGAGGAAATATATCACCGTTTTTGGCAATACCAGATTAGTGAATAA
- the rpsJ gene encoding 30S ribosomal protein S10 produces the protein MEIQKLRIRVSAYENKVLDASVKQIVDTAIRYDGKVNGPIPLPTEIKKYTVNRSSFIDKNSREQFEMRVHKRLIDILNPSPKIIESLTNLNLPSGVNIDVKMM, from the coding sequence ATGGAGATTCAAAAACTTCGTATTAGAGTGTCAGCTTATGAAAACAAAGTGTTAGATGCTTCTGTTAAGCAGATTGTTGATACTGCTATTCGCTATGACGGTAAGGTTAATGGTCCGATTCCTTTGCCGACTGAGATCAAAAAATATACCGTTAATCGTTCCAGTTTTATCGACAAAAATTCTCGAGAACAATTTGAGATGAGAGTTCACAAGCGTTTGATTGATATCTTGAACCCTTCACCAAAAATTATTGAGAGTTTAACCAATCTTAACTTGCCGTCAGGTGTTAATATTGACGTTAAAATGATGTAA
- the rplX gene encoding 50S ribosomal protein L24, giving the protein MTIKKNDNVIVIAGKDKGKKAKIVKTFAALDKVVVEGVNVRNRRTKPRKSNEKGQVIAMSLPVHVSNVQLFCSTCSKGVRTKSLLLKGKKVRVCVKCSKEI; this is encoded by the coding sequence ATGACAATCAAAAAAAATGACAATGTAATAGTGATCGCCGGTAAGGATAAAGGCAAAAAAGCGAAAATCGTAAAGACTTTTGCGGCTTTGGATAAGGTGGTAGTGGAAGGGGTTAATGTTCGTAACCGCCGCACCAAACCTCGTAAGTCAAATGAGAAAGGTCAAGTGATTGCTATGTCTTTGCCAGTTCACGTATCTAATGTTCAACTTTTCTGCTCAACTTGTAGTAAAGGTGTTCGAACCAAGAGTTTGTTGTTAAAAGGTAAAAAAGTTAGAGTTTGTGTTAAGTGCAGTAAAGAAATATAA
- the rpmC gene encoding 50S ribosomal protein L29, whose translation MTYVELFKKTEAELLKLVGEKREALRAFRFGVAGSKVTNVKEGRNLRKQVAQILTALQSKKTSGNV comes from the coding sequence ATGACTTACGTTGAATTATTTAAAAAAACAGAGGCGGAACTATTGAAGCTCGTAGGTGAAAAACGAGAGGCTTTACGGGCTTTTCGTTTTGGAGTAGCTGGCAGTAAAGTGACCAATGTGAAAGAAGGTCGTAATCTACGCAAACAAGTCGCTCAGATCTTGACCGCCTTGCAGTCTAAGAAAACTTCCGGTAATGTATAG
- the rpsC gene encoding 30S ribosomal protein S3 yields the protein MTHSVHPYSHRLGIIRDWKSRWFGKNGQYQEMLRGDITIREFLQKRLRGFYIETVEIERSQDSIRVIIKTARPGMLIGKSGEGVAKLKQEILKQFTRHKILLPKELKLDIEEVKDPDSRSAIVAQMVAEGLEKRLPFRRVLKSTIEKVMGNKNVLGIKITLSGRLGGADMGRTESLKDGQIPLQTLRADIDFAREKANLSYGVIGVKVWIYRGEIFDESAK from the coding sequence ATGACACACAGCGTTCATCCATATTCACATCGTTTAGGCATTATTAGAGACTGGAAGTCTCGCTGGTTTGGCAAAAATGGCCAATACCAAGAAATGCTTCGAGGGGATATTACTATCCGAGAATTTTTGCAAAAGCGTTTGCGTGGTTTCTATATTGAAACTGTGGAAATTGAACGAAGTCAGGATTCTATTCGTGTTATCATCAAGACCGCTCGACCAGGTATGTTGATTGGTAAAAGTGGTGAGGGAGTAGCTAAATTGAAACAAGAAATTCTAAAGCAATTTACTCGTCACAAAATTCTTTTACCTAAAGAGTTGAAATTGGATATTGAAGAAGTTAAAGATCCAGATTCTCGATCAGCAATTGTGGCTCAAATGGTGGCTGAAGGTCTAGAGAAGCGCCTACCTTTCCGCCGAGTACTAAAAAGTACTATTGAAAAAGTAATGGGCAATAAAAATGTTTTAGGTATCAAAATCACCCTATCTGGTCGTTTAGGTGGAGCAGATATGGGGCGAACTGAGAGTTTGAAAGATGGTCAAATTCCTTTGCAAACTTTGCGGGCTGATATTGATTTCGCTCGAGAAAAAGCCAATTTGTCTTACGGTGTGATTGGCGTAAAGGTCTGGATTTATCGAGGGGAAATTTTTGATGAAAGTGCTAAGTAA
- the rplP gene encoding 50S ribosomal protein L16, with amino-acid sequence MSLLPKKVKYRKWQTGRWNPEKPRVETRGISLAFGSFGLKAESHGRVRSNQIEAARKTIARQMAKKGKLWIRIFPDRPYTSKAAEVPMGKGKGDLQGYEFEVLPGRMLFEVDGLDPAIAREALRKAGAKMPVKTKIVARD; translated from the coding sequence ATGTCTCTCTTACCAAAAAAAGTTAAATATCGAAAATGGCAAACTGGCCGTTGGAACCCAGAGAAACCTCGGGTAGAAACTCGTGGCATCTCTTTGGCTTTTGGCTCTTTTGGTTTGAAAGCCGAATCTCATGGTCGTGTTCGTTCTAATCAAATAGAAGCAGCTCGTAAAACAATTGCTCGCCAAATGGCCAAGAAGGGTAAACTTTGGATTCGTATTTTCCCTGATCGACCTTACACTAGTAAAGCCGCAGAGGTACCGATGGGTAAGGGTAAGGGTGATTTACAAGGTTATGAATTTGAAGTGCTACCTGGCCGAATGTTATTCGAAGTTGATGGTCTTGACCCGGCGATTGCTCGTGAAGCTTTGCGTAAAGCGGGAGCCAAGATGCCAGTAAAAACTAAAATAGTCGCTCGCGATTAA
- the tuf gene encoding elongation factor Tu produces MAADKFDRSKPHVNIGTIGHVDHGKTTLTASILHVLDLNKDKGYGARVEGVDGIDNAPEEKARGITIALHHSEYWTANRHYAHIDAPGHADYIKNMITGAAQMDGAILVVAATDGLMPQTREHVLLARQVGVPKLIVFLNKVDMVDDAEMIDLVEEEVRDLLEKNGFDGKGTPIIRGSGLKALESKDGSDEWAKKVLELMDTVDSYIPQPVREIEKPFLMPVEDIFSIEGRGTVVTGRIERGMVKVGEEIEIVGLKDTVKTTVTGIEMFNKQLDEGMAGDNAGILLRGLKKDDITRGQVLAKPGSVTPHTDFEAEVYILKKEEGGRHTPFFTGYKPQFYVRTTDVTGEVTLDDDVKMVMPGDTVKFKVKLVAPVALEDQFRFAIREGGKTVGAGVVTKIVA; encoded by the coding sequence ATGGCCGCAGATAAATTTGATCGTTCGAAGCCTCACGTTAACATTGGTACTATTGGTCACGTCGACCACGGTAAGACCACTTTAACAGCTTCTATTTTGCATGTATTAGACCTTAATAAAGACAAAGGCTATGGCGCCCGAGTTGAGGGTGTTGATGGTATCGATAACGCTCCTGAAGAAAAAGCCCGAGGGATCACTATTGCTCTCCACCACAGTGAATATTGGACAGCTAATCGTCACTATGCTCACATTGATGCTCCAGGTCACGCCGACTACATCAAGAACATGATTACTGGTGCCGCTCAAATGGATGGTGCTATCTTGGTGGTAGCTGCTACTGATGGTTTGATGCCTCAAACTCGTGAACACGTTCTTTTGGCTCGCCAAGTAGGTGTACCTAAATTGATCGTTTTCCTAAACAAGGTTGATATGGTTGATGATGCTGAAATGATTGACTTGGTAGAAGAAGAAGTTCGAGATTTGTTGGAAAAGAATGGTTTTGATGGTAAAGGCACTCCAATTATCCGTGGTTCAGGTCTAAAAGCCCTTGAATCTAAGGATGGTTCAGATGAATGGGCTAAGAAAGTATTGGAATTGATGGATACTGTTGATTCTTATATCCCACAACCAGTTCGAGAAATCGAAAAGCCTTTCTTGATGCCAGTTGAAGACATCTTCTCAATTGAAGGTCGTGGTACTGTTGTTACTGGTCGTATCGAACGCGGTATGGTCAAAGTTGGTGAAGAAATTGAAATTGTCGGTTTGAAAGATACTGTTAAGACTACTGTGACTGGTATTGAAATGTTCAACAAACAACTTGATGAGGGTATGGCTGGAGACAACGCTGGTATCCTACTTCGCGGTCTTAAGAAAGATGACATCACTCGTGGTCAAGTTCTAGCTAAACCAGGTTCAGTTACTCCTCACACTGATTTCGAAGCTGAAGTTTACATCTTAAAGAAGGAAGAAGGTGGTCGTCACACTCCATTCTTTACTGGTTACAAACCTCAATTTTACGTTCGAACTACCGATGTTACTGGTGAAGTAACTTTGGATGACGATGTGAAAATGGTTATGCCTGGAGACACTGTTAAATTCAAAGTTAAATTGGTAGCCCCGGTTGCTTTGGAAGATCAATTCCGCTTTGCTATTCGTGAAGGTGGTAAGACAGTTGGAGCTGGTGTGGTAACTAAAATCGTAGCCTAA
- the rplD gene encoding 50S ribosomal protein L4 — protein sequence MEAKIYNRQGKESGSVKLPEKFFGLKINNDLIHQVIESMNSNARQGNANSKDRSEVRGGGKKPWKQKGTGRARHGSRRSPIWVGGGTTHGPRSERDYSKKINRKMKTKALFTVLSAKLRDGEVLFTEPLIFAKPEAKLATKDLGNLSKLAGFEKLVYKTGKRALIVSPTKDEAMLKSFANIKTVVVEEARNINPLTLATYKYVLITDPVKTIEALSARA from the coding sequence ATGGAAGCAAAAATCTACAATCGACAAGGAAAAGAGTCTGGATCGGTAAAATTACCGGAGAAGTTTTTTGGCTTGAAAATCAACAATGACTTAATTCATCAGGTGATTGAAAGTATGAATTCCAATGCTCGCCAAGGCAATGCCAATAGTAAAGATCGCAGTGAAGTCCGGGGTGGTGGTAAAAAACCTTGGAAACAAAAGGGGACCGGCCGAGCTCGTCATGGTTCTCGCCGTTCACCAATCTGGGTTGGTGGAGGTACTACTCACGGTCCTCGATCAGAACGTGACTACAGTAAAAAAATTAACCGCAAAATGAAAACCAAAGCTTTGTTTACTGTTTTGTCGGCTAAATTGCGAGACGGGGAAGTTCTTTTCACTGAGCCTTTAATCTTTGCTAAACCAGAAGCTAAATTAGCGACTAAAGATTTAGGTAACTTGTCTAAGTTGGCTGGGTTTGAAAAATTGGTTTATAAAACTGGTAAACGAGCTTTGATCGTATCACCAACCAAAGACGAGGCAATGCTAAAGAGCTTTGCCAACATTAAGACTGTGGTGGTTGAAGAGGCTAGAAATATTAACCCGTTGACTCTGGCAACTTATAAATATGTGTTGATTACTGATCCAGTTAAAACCATTGAAGCTTTGTCAGCTCGCGCTTAA
- the rplW gene encoding 50S ribosomal protein L23, giving the protein MTTIIANILKRPRVTEKATVLASGQNGLVYTFEIPPAANKKQVMEAVKSYYKVTPVKVNIVNLPSRKVLVRGKIGTKTGVKKALVFLKKGDSIEFV; this is encoded by the coding sequence ATGACTACTATTATTGCTAACATCCTAAAGAGACCACGAGTAACTGAAAAGGCGACTGTTTTGGCTTCTGGTCAAAATGGCTTAGTTTATACTTTTGAAATTCCACCAGCGGCTAACAAAAAACAGGTCATGGAGGCAGTTAAAAGTTATTACAAAGTGACTCCGGTGAAGGTTAATATTGTTAATTTGCCTAGTCGTAAAGTGTTGGTGCGGGGTAAAATTGGCACTAAAACTGGAGTTAAAAAAGCTTTGGTTTTTTTAAAGAAGGGCGATAGTATTGAATTTGTCTAA
- the rpsS gene encoding 30S ribosomal protein S19, giving the protein MARSLKKGPYVDEKLLSKIAGKRPNETGAIKTWARRSQIAPEMVGFIFGVHNGKDHVEVLVTEDMVGHRLGEFSPTRKFVRHGGKMQKELEQKKKEAEISAAKSAKAATDTKKK; this is encoded by the coding sequence ATGGCTCGATCACTCAAAAAAGGTCCCTATGTGGACGAAAAACTATTAAGTAAGATTGCTGGCAAGCGCCCTAATGAAACAGGGGCGATTAAGACATGGGCTCGCCGCAGTCAAATTGCTCCAGAAATGGTTGGTTTTATTTTTGGTGTACACAATGGCAAGGATCATGTTGAAGTTTTGGTAACTGAAGATATGGTTGGTCATCGTCTTGGTGAATTTTCTCCAACTCGTAAATTCGTCCGTCACGGAGGTAAGATGCAGAAAGAGTTAGAGCAAAAGAAGAAGGAGGCAGAAATCTCAGCTGCTAAATCAGCTAAGGCCGCCACTGATACTAAGAAGAAATAA
- the rplE gene encoding 50S ribosomal protein L5 has product MTLVTKEKLEQIRPAMEKELGVKNIHALPKLTKIVISSGTGKAKDKKRNELVANRLAVIAGQKPTMRRAKQSIATFKSREGDVIGVAVTLRGERMNGFLDKLINVAVPRMRDFRGFSIDSVDDMGNLTLGFKENNIFPETAEEELKDVFGMAITIVSTAKDKESAQAFFKALGIPFKKALA; this is encoded by the coding sequence ATGACATTAGTAACCAAAGAAAAATTAGAGCAAATCAGACCAGCTATGGAAAAGGAACTGGGTGTTAAAAACATCCACGCTTTACCGAAGCTAACTAAAATTGTAATCAGTTCTGGTACTGGTAAGGCTAAAGATAAGAAACGAAACGAATTGGTAGCTAACCGTCTAGCGGTTATTGCTGGCCAGAAGCCAACCATGCGACGCGCTAAACAATCGATCGCTACTTTTAAATCTCGAGAGGGTGATGTGATCGGTGTAGCGGTGACTTTGCGAGGGGAGAGAATGAACGGCTTTTTGGATAAATTGATCAACGTGGCTGTGCCTCGAATGCGTGACTTCCGTGGCTTCAGTATTGACTCAGTTGATGATATGGGTAACCTTACTCTTGGTTTTAAGGAAAATAACATTTTTCCAGAAACAGCTGAAGAAGAATTGAAAGATGTATTTGGAATGGCTATCACCATCGTCTCAACCGCTAAGGATAAGGAGAGTGCCCAAGCTTTCTTTAAGGCTCTAGGAATTCCATTCAAAAAGGCGCTCGCCTAG